A stretch of the Lactuca sativa cultivar Salinas chromosome 9, Lsat_Salinas_v11, whole genome shotgun sequence genome encodes the following:
- the LOC111901737 gene encoding F-box protein At5g07610, producing MKTHALSRPLVRGFQPTQKMVNTSPTTKKTRNQSGALIGSNDDLLIEILLRLPVISVVRFKSVSKHWLSLLSQRPFTLMYKNVSISPGFYIHNKYIPFDVDNQIVPLEIYPHACGIRIVQSCNGLLLCCTLQRIQERKYYVFNPTTKQIAFIPSIPGGRNVRNTITFMGLAFHQTDCVHYKVVCFHHAQHDEKLFQIQIYSSDARKWKISDESFSFSAPYYESIGSGVYWNQAIYWAPFSATPLYFKIDTEELQSLSFPIEAAVESLGGGPNGAMRLYFGESRGHLHLVVKADRSETHLHLNVYEMLNDCSGWFVKYRLDLDELLNSYPEISTRFYKFQVLDVVRGEEEDETFMVFMIPGNKIIRYNVADKSCKQIYDLWLLLKKKQKYDLSSVIDGPIEHSEVHRYIETIVSF from the coding sequence ATGAAAACACATGCCTTAAGTAGACCTCTTGTTCGAGGCTTTCAACCCACTCAAAAAATGGTGAACACCAGCCCCACAACCAAGAAAACCCGAAACCAGTCTGGAGCTTTGATAGGTTCCAACGATGATCTTTTAATTGAAATCCTTCTCCGGCTGCCTGTTATCTCTGTTGTTCGATTCAAATCTGTATCCAAACACTGGCTATCCCTTTTGAGTCAACGACCTTTCACCCTCATGTATAAAAATGTCTCCATCTCACCCGGATTTTATATTCACAACAAGTATATTCCATTTGATGTTGACAACCAAATTGTTCCTCTCGAAATCTATCCTCATGCTTGTGGTATTAGAATCGTGCAATCTTGTAATGGATTACTACTTTGCTGTACATTGCAGAGGATCCAAGAACGTAAATATTATGTATTCAATCCCACGACCAAGCAGATTGCGTTCATCCCATCTATTCCTGGAGGCAGGAATGTCCGTAACACTATCACTTTTATGGGtctggcatttcatcaaacagattGTGTTCACTACAAAGTTGTTTGCTTTCATCATGCTCAGCATGATGAGAAGCTGTTTCAGATTCAAATCTACTCATCGGATGCACGGAAATGGAAGATTTCAGATGAATCGTTCTCTTTCTCTGCACCTTATTATGAATCCATAGGCTCGGGAGTTTATTGGAATCAAGCAATTTACTGGGCTCCCTTCTCTGCTACTCCATTGTACTTTAAGATCGACACAGAAGAGTTGCAATCGCTGTCATTTCCGATTGAGGCGGCAGTGGAATCTTTGGGAGGTGGTCCAAACGGAGCAATGCGGCTTTACTTTGGGGAGTCACGAGGCCATCTGCATTTGGTGGTGAAGGCCGATCGCAGTGAGACCCATTTGCATCTGAACGTGTACGAGATGTTGAACGATTGTTCAGGGTGGTTTGTTAAGTATCGATTGGATCTTGATGAGCTTCTGAACTCTTACCCTGAGATCAGTACACGTTTTTATAAATTTCAGGTGTTAGATGTGGTGAGAggcgaagaagaagatgaaacaTTCATGGTGTTCATGATTCCAGGGAATAAAATCATAAGGTACAATGTTGCCGACAAGAGTTGTAAGCAGATATATGATCTCTGGCTGCTTCTTAAAAAAAAGCAGAAATATGATCTGAGCTCCGTTATCGATGGACCAATTGAGCATTCTGAAGTTCATCGTTATATTGAAACCATAGTTTCCTTCTAA